Below is a window of Stappia sp. DNA.
GCCCGCGACATGGCGCTGCTCGGGCGCGCCGTGCAGGACCGTTTCCCAAAGTACTACAAATACTTCAGCACGCGCATGTTCAAATACAAGGGCCGGCGCTACGGCAATCACAACCGCCTGCTCGGCACCGTGAAGGGCGTCGACGGGATCAAGACCGGCTACATTCGCGCCTCGGGCTTCAACCTCGTGACCAACGTCAAGCGCGACCGCCGGCATGTCGTGGCCGTGGTGATGGGCGGACGCACCGGCGCCTCGCGCAACGCCCAGATGAAGAAGCTGATCGGCCGCTACCTGCCGAAAGCGTCGCGTGGCGAGCGCACCGCGCCGATGCTCGTGGCGCGCACCGGCTCGCGGTTCCCGCGCTTCGCGGAACTGCGGAATATCCCCAAGCCGGGCCACAAGCCCGGGCAGGCGCCGATGCTCGTGGCCAAGGTCGATGAAGTGCCCGACCGCAAGCCGGTGGTGCTCGTCAGCGACCGCCCGGAGCGCAAGCCGGAGCTGCGCGCGGCACCCGTGCAAACCGCCTCGGCCGCGGCCGTTGTGCCGGTTCCCCGCGCCGACATTCCGGTGGGGTCGACCGGGGCGGGTTCCGCATCGGGGAACATCGTGACGGGCTCGATCATTCCGGTCCCCCAGAAGCCGGACCTGAAGGCGGCGCTGGAACGCAAGTCCATGCGTCTGGCCTATGGCGAAGTGCCCGTGCCGCCGGCGCCGATCCGTACCGCCAGCGCGCCCGAGGTGCGCTCCGTGCAGACGCAGACGATCCGCATCACCGAGCCGTCCGCCCCGCCGGTCGCGGCCGCCGAACTGCCCGACGCCCCCGCCAACGCTTCGGTCACCGTCGCGGCCAACAACACCGCCGATCCGGAGCCGGGCTGGCAGATCCAGATCGCGGCGGCGGAGACCGAGGACGGCGCCATTTCCATGCTGAAGACGGCCAAGGGCCGCCTCGGCCCGGCGCTGCGCGGCTACGATCCCTACACCGAGCCGGTCGAGGCCAACGGCACGACGCTCTACCGCGCCCGCTTCGTGGGCTTCGAAACCAAAACGGCCGCCTGGAAGGCCTGCGGCGCCCTCAAGCGCGAGCGGTTCAGCTGCTACGCGGTCTATGAGTAACGTTGCCCCACCCACCAAATCCAAAAGTCACGCGTATTGGTGAGTTCAATGACGATCGAGAAGCAGGTCCTTAGCCTCGTTGAGTTTCGCGGCGAGAAAGCCGCTTCCGCCCTGGTCGGGGTGGACACGTTTC
It encodes the following:
- a CDS encoding serine hydrolase; translated protein: MLRVLSTGSRAMLIAAAAFATTGLAAGDAAANPKYSGIVVDAKTGRTLYDYKADVKRYPASLTKIMTLYVLFEELEAGRMSLNTPLKVSKYAASRPPSKIYVKAGSTIRVKDAIRALVTKSANDVAVVIAENVSGSVPAFARRMTRTARAIGMKSTTFKNPSGLPNRAQVTTARDMALLGRAVQDRFPKYYKYFSTRMFKYKGRRYGNHNRLLGTVKGVDGIKTGYIRASGFNLVTNVKRDRRHVVAVVMGGRTGASRNAQMKKLIGRYLPKASRGERTAPMLVARTGSRFPRFAELRNIPKPGHKPGQAPMLVAKVDEVPDRKPVVLVSDRPERKPELRAAPVQTASAAAVVPVPRADIPVGSTGAGSASGNIVTGSIIPVPQKPDLKAALERKSMRLAYGEVPVPPAPIRTASAPEVRSVQTQTIRITEPSAPPVAAAELPDAPANASVTVAANNTADPEPGWQIQIAAAETEDGAISMLKTAKGRLGPALRGYDPYTEPVEANGTTLYRARFVGFETKTAAWKACGALKRERFSCYAVYE